The proteins below are encoded in one region of Phaseolus vulgaris cultivar G19833 chromosome 1, P. vulgaris v2.0, whole genome shotgun sequence:
- the LOC137813963 gene encoding uncharacterized protein produces MAILKITKKHHKHFNNPFPSSVSTTIPYVQGSLFFNSKRVPSDQTFSIGSDFQLSWTSNNGGHLSISHLSQQTRPIWSTIPGQAFVSAALVDTELEESRGSFLVKDKDVHMVCNHQTIEDIRIIEDIGVINSQFDHHLECEVPDSPSVYRRLEKKTDAQEIQLPTLMITGRLFNMTKKSKRFQRHGIKATMQFEAKGPSVYARYWILFNQKTKHEVGFQVKIEKPNFTSRNQVSETVSRGYQGFKRSRSNRKKRLGWCWYLSRPRGFLLVSSVEEEIGDLDIPKPEEFNRVWLTYASDEKERFYGFGEQFSHMNFKGKRVPIFVQEQGIGRGDQPITLAANLVSYRAGGDWSTTYAPSPFYITSRMRSVCLEGYDYTVFDLTRLDRVQIQIHGNSAEGRILHGNSPCELIERFTESIGRLPELPEWIISGAIVGMQGGTDAVRHIWDELRTYDVPISAFWLQDWVGQRKTLIGSQLWWNWEVDSQRYWGWKELIEDLSSQNIKVMTYCNPCLAPVDEKQNKRRNLFEEAKQLDILVKDGNGNPYMVPNTAFDVGMLDLTHPKSATWFKQILGDMVDDGVRGWMADFGEGLPVDAVLYSGEDPISAHNRYPELWAKINREIVEEWKSKPLDKVKKDQEEGLVFFMRAGFRDSPKWGMLFWEGDQMVSWQRNDGIKSSVVGLLSSGISGYAFNHSDIGGYCTVNLPIVKYNRSEELLLRWMELNSFTIVFRTHEGNKPSCNSQFYSNQQTMSHFARFAKVYKAWKFYRIQLVKEAAQKGLPVCRHLFLHYPNDERVQNLSYQQFLVGSEFLVVPVLDKGKKKVKAYFPLGESSSWVHIWTGKVFSKEGSEEWVEAPIGYPAVFLKVGSLIGETFLNNLRSLGIL; encoded by the exons ATGGCGATTCTAAAGATTACTAAAAAGCACCATAAACATTTCAACAACCCTTTCCCTTCTTCAGTTTCAACCACCATCCCTTATGTCCAAGGTTCTCTCTTCTTCAATTCCAAAAGAGTTCCTTCGGATCAGACCTTCTCAATTGGCAGTGATTTTCAGCTTTCTTGGACCTCCAACAATGGAGGGCACCTCTCAATTTCGCACCTTTCTCAACAAACCAGACCCATTTGGTCTACTATCCCCGGACAGGCTTTTGTCTCAGCCGCACTGGTTGACACAGAATTGGAAGAAAGTAGAGGATCCTTTCTTGTCAAAGACAAAGATGTTCATATGGTTTGCAATCACCAAACCATTGAGGATATTAGGATTATTGAGGATATTGGGGTGATCAATAGTCAATTTGATCATCATTTGGAATGTGAAGTGCCAGATTCTCCTTCTGTGTATCGAAGGTTGGAAAAGAAAACTGATGCACAAGAGATTCAGCTTCCTACTTTGATGATCACAGGAAGGCTTTTCAATATGACTAAGAAGAGTAAAAGGTTTCAAAGGCATGGCATTAAAGCAACTATGCAGTTTGAGGCAAAAGGACCTTCTGTGTATGCAAGGTATTGGATTTTGTTCAATCagaaaacaaagcatgaggttGGGTTTCAGGTGAAGATTGAGAAACCTAACTTCACCTCCCGCAACCAAGTCTCTGAAACAGTTTCAAGAGGGTACCAGGGCTTCAAGAGGAGCCGGAGTAATAGGAAAAAGAGACTGGGTTGGTGTTGGTACCTTTCTAGACCAAGAGGGTTTCTGCTAGTCTCTTCAGTGGAGGAAGAGATAGGAGACTTGGATATCCCAAAACCAGAAGAGTTCAATAGAGTGTGGTTGACATATGCAAGTGATGAGAAGGAGAGGTTTTACGGCTTTGGGGAGCAGTTTTCTCACATGAACTTCAAAGGCAAAAGGGTGCCCATATTTGTTCAAGAACAAGGTATTGGAAGAGGAGATCAACCCATAACCCTGGCTGCTAACTTGGTTAGTTACAG GGCAGGAGGTGATTGGAGTACAACTTATGCTCCTTCTCCATTCTACATAACGTCAAGAATGAGGTCTGTCTGCCTTGAAGGATATGATTATACAGTTTTCGATCTTACTAGACTTGACAGAGTACAGATACAG ATACATGGAAACTCAGCTGAAGGGCGGATATTGCATGGAAACTCACCTTGTGAACTGATTGAACGTTTCACAGAAAGCATCGGAAGGTTACCAGAGCTTCCTGAATGGATTATATCTGGTGCTATAGTTGGAATGCAAGGTGGCACAGATGCTGTACGTCATATCTGGGATGAACTAAGGACTTATGATGTTCCTATCTCGGCATTTTGGTTGCAG GATTGGGTAGGGCAGAGAAAAACATTGATTGGTTCACAGCTCTGGTGGAATTGGGAAGTGGATTCACAAAGGTATTGGGGATGGAAGGAACTTATTGAAGATCTTAGCTCTCAGAATATAAAAGTTATGACATATTGCAATCCCTGTCTAGCTCCG GTTGATGAGAAGCAAAACAAAAGGAGAAACCTCTTTGAGGAGGCAAAACAGTTGGACATATTGGTAAAAGACGGCAATGGAAATCCATACATGGTTCCAAACACGGCTTTTGATGTAGGAATGCTAGATCTGACGCACCCAAAATCTGCAACTTGGTTCAAGCAGATTCTTGGAGACATGGTGGATGATGGAGTTAGAGGATGGATGGCTGATTTTGGTGAAGGCCTTCCTGTTGATGCTGTTCTATATTCAG GTGAAGATCCTATTTCAGCTCATAACAGATACCCGGAACTATGGGCCAAAATTAACAGAGAGATTGTAGAAGAATGGAAAAGTAAACCCTTGGACAAGGTGAAGAAAGACCAAGAGGAGGGTTTGGTTTTCTTCATGAGAGCTGGTTTTAGAGACAGCCCCAAGTGGGGGATGCTATTTTGGGAAGGAGACCAAATGGTCAGTTGGCAAAGAAATGATGGAATAAAGAGTTCTGTTGTTGGCCTACTGAGCAGTGGAATTTCTGGCTATGCATTTAATCACAGTGACATTGGAGGATACTGTACAGTAAACTTGCCTATAGTTAAATATAATAGAAGTGAAGAATTGCTTTTGCGGTGGATGGAGCTAAATTCTTTTACCATAGTCTTCCGTACCCATGAA GGAAACAAACCATCATGCAACAGCCAGTTTTACTCAAACCAGCAAACAATGTCACACTTTGCACGTTTTGCAAAAGTATACAAAGCATGGAAATTTTATCGAATTCAGCTGGTGAAG GAAGCTGCTCAGAAAGGATTGCCTGTATGTCGCCATCTATTTCTTCATTATCCAAATGATGAACGTGTGCAAAATTTGAGTTATCAGCAGTTCTTGGTTGGTTCTGAGTTCCTAGTGGTGCCTGTTCTtgacaaaggaaagaaaaaagttAAAGCATATTTTCCATTGGGGGAGAGTAGCAGTTGGGTTCATATCTGGACAGGAAAAGTATTTTCCAAAGAAGGAAGTGAAGAATGGGTAGAAGCTCCAATAGGATATCCTGCTGTATTTCTTAAAGTTGGCTCTCTCATTGGAGAAACCTTTTTGAATAACCTAAGAAGTTTAGGCATTCTTTAA
- the LOC137813965 gene encoding DNA gyrase subunit B, chloroplastic/mitochondrial-like — MAQVLLYRPPLLRFMSSRFFTCSSFHTRFSSLPPSTLTKTRTSFHLRKIWVPCSVPIAATPRAFMSSVPTTEAFQKSESSTAYGSDQIQVLEGLDPVRKRPGMYIGSTGPRGLHHLVYEILDNAVDEAQAGFASRIDVVLLADDSLSITDNGRGIPTDLHPVTNKSALETVLTVLHAGGKFGGANSGYSVSGGLHGVGLSVVNALSESLEITVWRDGMEYTQKYSRGKPVTILKCLVLPDEKKDFRGTRVRFWPDKEVFTTAIQFDYNTIAGRIRELAFLNPKLTITLQKEDNDPDKAQYNKYFYAGGLVEYVKWLNADKKTLHDVLSFRKETDGITVDIAFQWCEDAYSDTILGYANSIRTIDGGTHIEAMKASITRTLNGLGKKSKVIKDKDITLSGEHVREGLTCVVSVKVPNPEFEGQTKTRLGNPEVRKVVDQSIHDYLTEYLELHPDVLDSILSKSLNAFKAALAAKRARELVRQKSVLRSSSLPGKLADCSSSNPEDCEIFIVEGDSAGGSAKQGRDRRFQAILPLRGKILNIERRDEAAMYKNEEIQNLILGLGLGVKGEDFKKDALRYHKIIILTDADVDGAHIRTLLLTFFFRYQKALFDEGCIYVGVPPLYKVVRGKQVHYCYDDADLKKLQRSFPPNASYNMQRFKGLGEMMPLQLWETTMDPKRRLLKQLKVEDAAEANVVFSSLMGTQVDIRKELIRNSASMIDLHQLDI; from the exons ATGGCTCAAGTTCTTCTATATCGCCCTCCTCTGTTACGCTTCATGTCTTCTCGCTTCTTCACCTGCTCTTCCTTCCATACGCGTTTTTCTTCTCTCCCTCCTTCTACTCTCACCAAAACCAG GACGAGTTTTCATCTGAGAAAAATTTGGGTTCCCTGTTCGGTTCCAATTGCGGCTACTCCAAGGGCGTTTATGTCTTCTGTCCCTACCACTGAAGCTTTTCAGAAAAGTGAAAGTTCCACAGCTTATGGTTCTGATCAAATTCAG GTGCTTGAAGGCTTGGACCCTGTGAGGAAAAGGCCCGGGATGTACATTGGAAGCACCGGCCCTCGAGGGTTGCACCATTTG GTGTATGAAATTTTGGATAATGCTGTTGATGAAGCTCAAGCTGGGTTTGCTTCCAGGATTGATGTTGTTTTGCTTGCAGATGATTCTTTGAGCATCACCGACAATGGTCGTGGG ATTCCTACTGACTTGCATCCAGTTACTAATAAATCTGCCTTGGAGACAGTGTTGACG GTCTTGCACGCTGGTGGAAAATTTGGTGGTGCCAACAGTGGGTACTCTGTTTCAGGAGGTTTGCATGGCGTTGGTTTGTCTGTTGTTAATGCCTTGTCAGAG TCACTGGAGATAACAGTTTGGCGTGATGGAATGGAATACACACAAAAATATTCTCGTGGAAAGCCAGTGACAATTCTAAAATGCCTTGTGCTTCCAGATGAAAAGAAAGATTTTCGAGGGACACGTGTTAGATTTTGGCCCGACAAAGAAG TTTTCACCACTGCTATTCAGTTTGATTACAACACAATAGCTGGACGGATTAGGGAGTTAGCTTTCCTCAACCCAAAG CTTACAATCACACTTCAGAAAGAGGATAATGATCCAGATAAAGCTCAGTATAACAAATATTTCTATGCTGGGGGGTTGGTTGAATATGTGAAATGGCTCAATGCAGATAAG AAAACACTTCATGATGTTCTGAGTTTTAGAAAAGAAACTGATGGCATCACAGTTGATATAGCTTTTCAATG GTGTGAAGATGCATATTCAGATACAATACTGGGATATGCTAATAGTATACGCACTATTGATGGTGGCACTCATATTGAGGCCATGAAGGCTTCTATAACAAGAACACTGAATGGTCTAGGAAAGAAGTCAAAAGTTATTAAG GATAAGGATATTACTTTAAGTGGTGAGCATGTTAGAGAGGGTCTAACATGTGTTGTCTCAGTCAAGGTCCCAAACCCTGAGTTTGAAGGACAAACAAAG ACAAGATTAGGAAATCCAGAGGTGCGAAAAGTGGTTGATCAATCTATTCACGACTATCTTACTGAGTATTTAGAATTGCATCCCGATGTGCTTGATTCAATACTTTCTAAATCTCTTAATGCTTTTAAG GCAGCTCTGGCAGCAAAAAGAGCAAGAGAATTGGTGAGACAAAAGAGTGTATTGAGATCTTCATCTCTTCCGGGAAAACTAGCTGATTGTTCATCTTCAAATCCTGAAGATTGTG AAATATTTATAGTTGAAGGTGATTCAGCTGGAGGAAGTGCTAAGCAAGGGCGTGACAGGCGCTTCCAG GCCATTCTCCCTCTGAGGGGTAAGATTCTGAATATTGAAAGGAGGGATGAAGCAGCAATGTACAAAAATGAAGAGATCCAAAATTTAATTCTGGGTCTTGGTCTCGGTGTGAAG GGAGAGGATTTTAAAAAGGATGCACTCCGGTATCATAAGATTATTATTTTGACTGATGCTGATGTGGATGGTGCTCACATCCGAACTTTGCTACTGACATTTTTCTTCAGATATCAG AAAGCTTTGTTTGATGAAGGTTGTATTTATGTTGGTGTTCCACCGTTATACAAG GTTGTCAGGGGAAAACAAGTGCACTATTGCTATGATGATGCTGACCTTAAAAAGCTTCAACGATCATTCCCTCCTAATGCATCGTACAACATGCAAAGGTTCAAAG GGTTGGGAGAGATGATGCCTTTACAACTATGGGAAACAACCATGGATCCAAAACGGAGGTTACTGAAGCAATTAAAAGTTGAGGATGCAGCAGAAGCAAATGTTGTTTTTTCCTCTCTTATGGGTACTCAG GTGGATATTCGGAAGGAGCTCATACGAAATTCTGCAAGCATGATTGATCTTCATCAGCTAGATATTTGA